The following are encoded together in the Hyalangium ruber genome:
- a CDS encoding RluA family pseudouridine synthase, translating into MIEYRIEEDSVGMRLDKYLRKRLASMPTSHLFKMIRVKKVRVNGKRAQPEQLLAAGDVITIRGDEKQLLGPSPDGPRPPPPPPPVDPSELVVLLEDEWMMAVDKPSGMAVHTGSGITGGTLVDYVRAYLGPKAVRNDFTASPAHRLDRETSGVILVAKRRPAMVHFTEVFTHSKARKRYITLVKGKMSKDSGVIDLPLSEHQQTAESKARRGVNMQEALTRWKVIRQSSEVALLSCTIETGRTHQIRRHLAAVGHPVAGDRKYGDFAFNRDVRARWGLKRLFLHAERIEFPHPQHGGKVAVEARLPPELKDILKRAALEPS; encoded by the coding sequence ATGATCGAGTACCGAATCGAAGAGGACAGTGTGGGGATGCGGCTGGACAAGTACCTCCGCAAGCGCTTGGCCTCCATGCCCACCAGTCACCTCTTCAAGATGATCCGGGTGAAGAAGGTCCGCGTGAACGGCAAGCGCGCTCAGCCCGAGCAGCTCCTGGCCGCCGGAGACGTCATCACCATCCGCGGGGACGAGAAGCAGCTGCTCGGCCCCTCCCCGGACGGCCCGCGTCCCCCGCCTCCTCCGCCTCCGGTGGACCCCAGCGAGCTGGTCGTCCTCCTGGAGGACGAGTGGATGATGGCCGTGGACAAGCCCAGCGGCATGGCCGTCCACACCGGCAGCGGCATTACCGGCGGCACCCTGGTGGACTACGTGCGCGCCTACCTGGGCCCCAAGGCCGTCCGGAACGACTTCACCGCCTCGCCCGCCCACCGCCTGGACCGGGAGACCTCCGGCGTCATCCTCGTGGCCAAGCGCCGCCCGGCGATGGTCCACTTCACGGAAGTTTTCACCCACAGTAAAGCCCGCAAGCGCTACATCACCCTGGTGAAGGGGAAGATGTCCAAGGATTCGGGGGTCATCGACCTCCCCCTGTCGGAGCACCAGCAGACGGCCGAGTCCAAGGCCCGTCGAGGGGTGAACATGCAGGAGGCGCTCACCCGCTGGAAGGTCATCCGGCAATCGAGCGAGGTGGCGCTCCTCTCCTGCACCATCGAGACCGGGCGCACTCATCAGATAAGAAGGCATCTGGCCGCGGTAGGCCACCCTGTTGCCGGGGATAGGAAGTATGGCGACTTTGCGTTCAACCGAGACGTGCGGGCTCGGTGGGGCTTGAAACGTTTGTTCCTGCACGCCGAGCGCATCGAATTTCCGCACCCCCAACACGGCGGGAAGGTCGCGGTGGAGGCGCGGTTGCCTCCAGAGCTGAAGGACATACTCAAAAGAGCTGCGCTGGAACCGTCATGA
- a CDS encoding potassium transporter TrkH — translation MRRLRFGDWSVEVDAQLLTLAGERCTLAPFLSSAESASRLVLRAEPVPEGQGAPLDPRYPQGTRFQVDGDVVRVEPPKGELDTELALRVGMQLATLRQGGLLLHAGGVAFGERGVVAIGPSGAGKSTFTRLCTQAAGAQVLSDEVLALYPEGRVEGSPFCSDLDLPSTRARAPLTAVLLLHKGTEERLEEVSPREALTVMLGQVFRPLPGEGSPREVLRRLAHIVEQTTVRRFVFRKDEAAAGFVRDWLDGRQIAR, via the coding sequence ATGCGGCGTCTGCGCTTCGGTGACTGGAGCGTGGAGGTGGATGCGCAGCTTCTGACCCTGGCGGGCGAGCGGTGTACGCTCGCCCCCTTCCTGTCCTCCGCGGAGTCGGCGTCCCGCCTGGTGCTGCGAGCGGAACCAGTGCCCGAGGGCCAGGGCGCTCCGCTGGATCCACGCTACCCCCAGGGAACGCGCTTCCAGGTAGACGGGGACGTGGTGCGCGTGGAGCCTCCCAAGGGCGAGCTGGATACGGAGCTGGCCCTGCGGGTGGGGATGCAGCTCGCCACGCTTCGGCAGGGAGGCCTGCTCTTGCACGCGGGAGGCGTGGCCTTCGGTGAGCGCGGGGTGGTGGCCATCGGTCCGAGCGGGGCGGGCAAGTCCACCTTCACCCGGCTGTGTACCCAGGCCGCCGGGGCCCAGGTGCTCTCGGACGAGGTGCTGGCCCTGTACCCGGAGGGGCGGGTGGAGGGCAGCCCCTTCTGCTCGGATCTGGATCTGCCCTCCACGCGTGCCCGCGCACCGCTGACAGCGGTGTTGTTGCTCCACAAAGGAACCGAGGAGCGGCTGGAGGAGGTCTCCCCTCGGGAGGCTCTCACGGTGATGCTGGGGCAGGTGTTCCGGCCGCTGCCGGGCGAGGGCTCGCCCCGGGAGGTGCTCCGGCGCCTGGCGCACATCGTCGAGCAGACCACGGTCCGCCGCTTCGTCTTCCGCAAAGATGAGGCCGCGGCGGGCTTCGTGCGAGACTGGCTCGATGGCAGGCAGATCGCCCGCTGA
- a CDS encoding pentapeptide repeat-containing protein, with amino-acid sequence MPKAPSIEKLLQNGSAEWNKLRKAGQVATDHTGATFTQLFSANADLSGLGLVGSEWERCDLSKINFRDTDLSNAYFHGGRLQDCDFRGANLEGATFEKLKLLRCDFTGAKGLDDVEMEDVDMDRVVGLDGEEAPPPPPPPAQGITAFTREQREKALGAAATAVLGPAAEELPPFKPQDPPGALFFRVLKRLAAPPPWVLDVPGLRPLVPQRLPPGSSLEAMYREAVKSRLENKKPSADPGAVERAQKALRMGSKDAAVAAMYLREVGVLPQFRFSAAKVLKDALRAEVEVDDLTGAIDPRVTGALLELRLTHEVVEHLQEARRRLSATQLYTALLEAGFTPENNWDEALESAEAAMELAQLATGEDRNALFEGFQVFAALPDEARLRRLAYLAETVTNLELVSRLPEGMEPQWLTGPETRECHDREMTYVQALKAEDIPAKVPALGKAELGVPEGEVPEESEDDLFVHLRCDVCGKEKLIVQSPE; translated from the coding sequence ATGCCGAAGGCACCCAGTATCGAGAAGCTTCTTCAGAATGGTTCCGCCGAGTGGAACAAGCTCCGCAAGGCCGGCCAGGTAGCGACCGACCACACCGGCGCCACCTTCACGCAGCTGTTCTCCGCCAACGCGGACCTGTCGGGCCTGGGGCTTGTCGGCTCGGAGTGGGAGCGTTGCGACCTTTCGAAAATCAACTTCCGGGACACGGACCTGTCCAACGCCTACTTCCACGGGGGGCGGCTTCAGGACTGTGACTTCCGAGGCGCCAACCTCGAGGGGGCCACGTTCGAGAAGCTGAAGCTCCTGCGCTGCGACTTCACGGGCGCCAAGGGGCTGGACGACGTGGAGATGGAGGACGTGGACATGGACCGGGTGGTGGGCCTGGATGGCGAGGAGGCACCTCCTCCCCCGCCGCCGCCCGCCCAGGGGATTACAGCCTTCACGCGCGAGCAGCGGGAGAAGGCGCTGGGCGCGGCTGCCACGGCGGTGTTGGGCCCAGCCGCCGAGGAGCTGCCGCCCTTCAAGCCGCAGGACCCGCCCGGGGCGCTGTTCTTCCGGGTGCTGAAGCGCCTGGCGGCGCCGCCGCCGTGGGTGCTGGATGTGCCAGGGCTGAGGCCGCTGGTGCCGCAGCGCCTGCCGCCGGGCTCCTCGCTGGAGGCGATGTACCGCGAGGCAGTGAAGTCGCGGCTGGAGAACAAGAAGCCGTCGGCGGACCCGGGCGCGGTGGAGCGGGCGCAGAAGGCGCTGCGGATGGGGAGCAAGGACGCGGCGGTGGCGGCCATGTACCTGCGCGAGGTGGGGGTGCTGCCGCAGTTCCGGTTCTCGGCGGCCAAGGTGCTCAAGGACGCGCTGCGGGCCGAGGTGGAGGTGGATGACCTCACGGGCGCGATCGACCCGCGGGTGACGGGGGCGCTGCTGGAGCTGCGGCTGACGCACGAGGTGGTGGAGCACCTGCAGGAGGCGCGGCGGCGGCTGTCGGCCACGCAGCTCTACACGGCGCTGTTGGAGGCGGGCTTCACGCCGGAGAACAACTGGGACGAGGCGCTGGAGTCGGCCGAGGCGGCGATGGAGCTGGCGCAGCTGGCGACAGGCGAGGACCGCAACGCGCTGTTCGAGGGCTTCCAGGTGTTCGCGGCGCTGCCGGACGAGGCGCGGCTGCGGCGACTGGCGTACCTGGCGGAGACGGTGACGAACCTGGAGCTGGTGAGCCGGCTGCCGGAGGGCATGGAGCCGCAGTGGCTCACGGGCCCCGAGACGCGCGAGTGCCACGACCGGGAGATGACGTACGTCCAGGCGCTGAAGGCGGAGGACATCCCGGCGAAGGTGCCGGCGCTGGGCAAGGCGGAGCTGGGCGTGCCCGAGGGCGAGGTGCCCGAGGAGAGCGAGGACGACCTGTTCGTCCACCTGCGCTGCGACGTGTGCGGCAAGGAGAAGCTCATCGTCCAGTCGCCGGAGTGA
- a CDS encoding DUSAM domain-containing protein, with the protein MEHEEGEWHEIRVLDTRVQQGQAFALTEDVRALLLRSAPTVAISVAEAEEALATVESATALLRKIRERIREGSNRIGDALFRMHEFQDAGDLKGARQEMRHVLTVEVVPHYREIAEGELAKLNKLS; encoded by the coding sequence ATGGAGCACGAGGAAGGCGAGTGGCATGAGATTCGGGTGCTGGACACCCGAGTCCAGCAGGGACAAGCCTTCGCACTCACAGAGGACGTGCGCGCTCTTCTGCTGCGCTCGGCTCCAACAGTGGCCATCAGCGTCGCCGAAGCGGAAGAGGCCCTCGCTACCGTGGAAAGTGCGACCGCTTTGCTCCGAAAGATTCGAGAGCGGATCCGCGAGGGCTCGAATCGCATCGGCGATGCGCTCTTCCGGATGCATGAGTTCCAGGATGCCGGGGATCTCAAGGGGGCTCGTCAGGAGATGCGACACGTGCTCACCGTCGAGGTGGTCCCGCACTATCGCGAGATTGCCGAGGGTGAACTCGCCAAGCTCAACAAGCTGTCGTAG
- a CDS encoding MOSC domain-containing protein — MAPLGTHLTGRSVRVLIGPEPKNLITRDMPEVKVSFEGFVGDRHAGLTRKADVRTPRFPRGALVRNTRQVSIVSTEELALIAEALGVPQVLAAWLGANLELAGVPRLTQLPPGTRLVFPEDATLVVEGENEPCRKVGRTVESHHPEQPGLANRFVKAAHERRGLVSWVERPGVIRPGDRVKVELPPAVAYSMPAVADPAVSKP, encoded by the coding sequence GTGGCGCCATTGGGTACGCACCTGACGGGCCGCTCCGTGCGCGTGTTGATCGGCCCCGAGCCGAAGAACCTGATCACCCGGGACATGCCGGAGGTGAAGGTATCCTTCGAGGGCTTCGTGGGAGACCGGCACGCGGGGCTGACGCGGAAGGCGGACGTGCGCACGCCCCGGTTTCCGCGAGGCGCGCTGGTGCGCAACACGCGACAGGTCTCCATCGTGTCGACCGAGGAATTGGCGCTGATCGCCGAGGCGCTGGGTGTGCCACAGGTGCTGGCGGCGTGGTTGGGGGCGAACCTGGAACTCGCGGGAGTGCCTCGGCTGACGCAGTTGCCACCGGGAACGCGGCTCGTCTTTCCGGAGGACGCGACGCTGGTGGTGGAGGGCGAGAACGAGCCCTGCCGCAAGGTGGGGAGAACCGTGGAGTCCCACCACCCGGAGCAGCCAGGCTTGGCGAACCGCTTCGTGAAGGCGGCGCACGAGCGGCGTGGGCTGGTGAGCTGGGTGGAGCGCCCGGGCGTCATCCGTCCAGGAGATCGGGTGAAGGTAGAGCTACCGCCAGCGGTTGCCTACTCGATGCCCGCAGTGGCGGATCCAGCCGTCTCGAAGCCCTGA
- a CDS encoding MBL fold metallo-hydrolase: MSVELRRNGLHLTGTPLSLDATRKTPLSFVSHGHSDHIARHESTIATAATLRFMAHRLGKVNAPLAVPYNQLFELGPLMLELLPAGHILGSAQLRVIRGDGRRIVYTGDLNVVPSLTAEPTQVAECDVLVIEATFGHPRYRFPPREEVFGAVEAWVRQQQERDTVPVLLGYALGKSQEAMKHLAGRGFELVAHESIFEMAQLYTELGVHIERLRCFDGTVKPGEVLFFPPHLSRTGGLTGIWPRATAVLTGWALDAGAAYRYGAQVAFPVSDHADCPSLVKYVKATGAREVLTHYGFKAELAQVLRDEGIDARPLGSKPQQLALF, from the coding sequence ATGAGCGTCGAGCTGAGGCGAAATGGACTGCACCTGACGGGGACGCCGCTGTCGCTGGACGCGACGCGCAAGACGCCCTTGTCCTTCGTCAGCCACGGCCACTCGGACCATATCGCCCGGCATGAGAGCACCATCGCGACGGCGGCGACGCTGCGCTTCATGGCGCACCGACTGGGCAAGGTGAACGCGCCGCTGGCGGTGCCGTACAACCAGCTCTTCGAACTGGGCCCGCTGATGCTCGAGCTGCTGCCGGCGGGACACATCCTGGGCAGCGCGCAGCTCCGGGTGATTCGCGGAGATGGCCGGCGCATCGTCTATACCGGGGACCTGAACGTGGTGCCCTCGCTGACGGCGGAGCCCACGCAGGTGGCGGAGTGCGACGTGCTCGTCATCGAGGCCACGTTCGGGCATCCGCGCTACCGCTTCCCTCCTCGGGAGGAGGTATTCGGGGCGGTCGAGGCCTGGGTGCGCCAGCAGCAGGAGCGCGACACGGTGCCGGTGCTGCTGGGCTACGCGCTGGGCAAGAGCCAGGAGGCGATGAAGCACCTGGCGGGCCGTGGCTTCGAGCTGGTGGCGCACGAGTCCATCTTCGAGATGGCGCAGCTCTACACCGAGCTGGGAGTACACATCGAGCGGCTGCGGTGCTTCGACGGGACGGTGAAGCCGGGCGAGGTGCTCTTCTTCCCGCCGCACCTGTCACGCACGGGCGGGCTGACGGGGATCTGGCCTCGGGCGACGGCGGTGCTGACGGGCTGGGCGTTGGATGCGGGGGCGGCGTACCGGTACGGGGCCCAGGTGGCCTTCCCGGTGTCGGACCACGCGGACTGTCCCTCGCTGGTGAAGTACGTGAAGGCGACGGGGGCGCGCGAGGTGCTGACGCACTACGGCTTCAAGGCGGAGCTGGCGCAGGTGCTGCGGGATGAAGGCATCGACGCGCGGCCGCTGGGAAGCAAGCCGCAACAGCTCGCGCTCTTCTGA
- a CDS encoding GNAT family N-acetyltransferase, translated as MAGRSPADLTVLLESTPPGRQIWLRGAGRSLYPLLRSGDSVRVLRCESEELARGDVALVRVGRRLVAHVVTSTEPVVTASLLGVQDPTGVVLGRITALRRGRWMLPLPRLIRPTLFLGHRLLAQVWSRPKGREALRGLRDFTVSGWSRPLRRRWLGQLEIRLLRAEDLDALLVFAGERLLVPSGFLRMQLLRRWSREDPEGAAVGAFDQRGRMCGFAWLDNYREEGLALDGLWVRSLVVAPRARRMGVAYQIICCLVEAARAQGADRLFADIDDDNVASLRTFRRAGFRSSTPELTQRVNEEWKVAGGVKPLVVLERTLI; from the coding sequence ATGGCAGGCAGATCGCCCGCTGACCTCACGGTTCTCCTCGAGTCCACGCCTCCCGGACGCCAGATCTGGCTGAGGGGAGCGGGGCGGAGCCTGTACCCGCTGCTGCGCAGTGGAGACTCGGTGCGGGTGCTGCGCTGCGAGTCGGAGGAGCTGGCCCGGGGCGACGTGGCGCTCGTGCGGGTAGGGCGGCGGCTGGTGGCGCACGTGGTCACCTCCACCGAGCCGGTGGTGACGGCCTCGCTGCTGGGGGTGCAGGACCCGACGGGCGTGGTGCTGGGCCGCATCACCGCGCTTCGCCGGGGGCGGTGGATGCTCCCGCTGCCCCGGCTGATTCGGCCCACGCTCTTCCTGGGGCATCGGCTGTTGGCCCAGGTGTGGTCGCGGCCCAAGGGTCGCGAGGCCCTTCGTGGGCTGCGGGACTTCACCGTGTCGGGCTGGTCTCGGCCGCTGCGGAGGCGGTGGTTGGGCCAGCTGGAGATCCGCCTGCTGAGGGCGGAGGATCTCGACGCGCTGCTGGTCTTCGCCGGAGAGCGGCTGCTGGTGCCCTCGGGCTTCCTGCGCATGCAGCTCTTGCGGCGCTGGTCGCGGGAGGACCCGGAGGGCGCGGCGGTGGGGGCGTTCGACCAGCGAGGGCGGATGTGCGGCTTCGCCTGGCTGGACAACTACCGCGAGGAGGGGCTGGCGCTGGACGGGTTGTGGGTGCGCTCGCTGGTGGTGGCGCCCCGGGCGCGGCGCATGGGGGTGGCCTACCAGATCATCTGCTGCCTGGTGGAAGCGGCTCGGGCGCAGGGAGCAGACCGGCTCTTCGCGGACATCGACGATGACAACGTGGCCTCCCTGCGGACGTTCCGGAGGGCGGGGTTCCGGTCCTCCACGCCCGAGCTCACCCAGCGCGTCAACGAGGAGTGGAAGGTCGCGGGAGGCGTCAAGCCCCTGGTGGTCCTGGAGCGCACGCTGATTTGA
- a CDS encoding serine/threonine protein kinase, producing the protein MTKTAGPRSPLPGEMLGQWKLIDRAGRGSFGVVFRAQLTAEPATVAALKLAREPMDARFEREAKLLDSARSPHLPRLLDKGEWLSPDGQSYPYLVMQWVEGLPLYAWRNSQGLSNASAARALAHVAHALAELHRIRGVHRDVKGDNVLVNSEGQAVLVDLGAAWHVGARPLTDTVIPPGTEVYRSPELLRFRRQFRRTPEAHYISQPADDLYALGVTAYRLVTGTYPGPLTNPDTSSAEPSRFLPPRELATVTPELERLIFRMLSEKSEERGTAAELAQALEQAAINSGAAPLTKRPSMMQTQKTSRPGPRSHLTVPVWLSWVGSSAIAASLALVVWMVATPPQPPKTMELAHAEEEEAQNAGAPEERLTGLADAGVGEVYASTAALPSAGVPTYAIGLPMPTKPFPGQRKPPCRPRSEVEIHGACWVRLDIKPPCGNEGFEWGTLCVVAAFDGPKSNTSEHP; encoded by the coding sequence ATGACGAAAACCGCTGGCCCTCGCTCTCCTCTCCCTGGCGAAATGCTCGGCCAATGGAAGCTTATCGATCGCGCAGGACGTGGGAGCTTCGGCGTTGTCTTCCGCGCGCAGCTCACTGCTGAGCCTGCCACCGTGGCCGCGCTGAAGCTCGCCCGTGAGCCCATGGATGCGCGTTTCGAGCGGGAGGCGAAGTTGCTGGACTCTGCCCGCTCGCCACACTTGCCCAGGCTGTTGGACAAAGGGGAATGGCTCTCGCCGGATGGGCAGAGCTACCCCTACCTCGTCATGCAGTGGGTGGAAGGCCTGCCTCTGTACGCTTGGCGGAATTCGCAGGGACTCAGCAATGCCTCCGCAGCACGAGCCCTGGCCCACGTGGCGCACGCTCTAGCGGAGCTTCACCGCATCAGGGGCGTGCATCGGGACGTCAAGGGCGACAACGTACTGGTGAACTCCGAGGGCCAAGCCGTACTGGTGGATCTGGGAGCCGCCTGGCATGTGGGGGCGCGTCCGCTCACCGATACCGTCATTCCCCCGGGTACCGAGGTTTACCGCAGCCCTGAGTTGCTGCGCTTCCGGCGCCAATTTCGCCGCACCCCAGAGGCGCACTACATCTCTCAGCCGGCCGATGACCTGTACGCACTGGGGGTGACGGCTTATCGCTTGGTAACAGGTACCTACCCTGGCCCTCTCACCAATCCGGACACCTCCTCGGCCGAGCCCTCGCGTTTTCTGCCACCAAGAGAGTTGGCCACGGTGACTCCGGAACTTGAGCGGCTCATTTTCCGGATGCTCTCGGAGAAGAGTGAAGAGCGAGGCACGGCAGCAGAGTTGGCCCAGGCTCTGGAGCAGGCAGCGATCAACTCCGGGGCAGCGCCTCTCACGAAACGTCCCAGCATGATGCAAACGCAGAAGACCTCCCGACCAGGTCCGCGCTCACATCTCACGGTCCCCGTCTGGCTCTCCTGGGTCGGTAGTTCCGCAATCGCCGCCTCACTGGCACTGGTGGTGTGGATGGTAGCCACTCCCCCACAGCCACCCAAAACCATGGAGCTAGCGCATGCCGAGGAAGAAGAGGCGCAGAACGCAGGTGCTCCTGAAGAGCGCCTGACGGGCCTCGCGGACGCGGGAGTGGGGGAGGTCTACGCTTCGACGGCTGCGCTCCCGAGCGCTGGGGTGCCCACCTACGCCATCGGCCTGCCGATGCCAACCAAGCCTTTCCCAGGCCAACGCAAGCCTCCATGCCGGCCTCGCTCGGAGGTGGAGATTCATGGCGCTTGCTGGGTCCGGCTAGACATCAAGCCACCTTGTGGGAACGAGGGCTTCGAGTGGGGCACCCTCTGCGTCGTCGCTGCTTTTGATGGGCCCAAGTCCAACACCTCGGAGCACCCTTGA
- a CDS encoding DMT family transporter, which translates to MALTILWGVAFVVVKDALGHGDPFTFLALRFGVGAAVLSAMARRRMFEPSHLRRGTVLGVFLFAGFAFQTVGLATTTPSRSAFITGLYVLFVPLVLLVLFRRVPRVSSLLGVVLSAVGLYFLTRPEVGSTEGLSRGDGLTLAGAMAYAVHVVLTERYAPKEGVVALVAVQLWVVSLGAVLFLPFVEARVAWTPAFVGAVLFCGVMASAVAIGLQTWAQARTSAVRAVIIYSLEAVFTAVASVALGYETLGVREWVGGSLIVLSVLVSELSAAVWDWRRARQETQA; encoded by the coding sequence GTGGCGCTCACGATCCTGTGGGGCGTCGCCTTCGTGGTGGTGAAGGACGCGCTGGGCCACGGGGACCCGTTCACGTTCCTGGCGCTGCGCTTCGGCGTGGGAGCGGCGGTGCTGAGCGCGATGGCGCGGCGTCGGATGTTCGAGCCGAGCCATCTGCGGCGGGGGACGGTGCTGGGCGTCTTCCTCTTCGCGGGCTTCGCCTTCCAGACGGTGGGGCTGGCGACGACCACGCCCTCGCGCTCGGCGTTCATCACCGGGCTGTATGTGCTGTTCGTGCCACTGGTGCTGCTGGTGCTGTTCCGGCGGGTGCCGCGCGTCTCGTCGCTGCTGGGGGTGGTGCTCTCGGCGGTGGGGCTCTACTTCCTCACGCGCCCGGAGGTGGGCTCCACCGAGGGGCTCTCCCGGGGAGACGGGCTCACCCTGGCGGGAGCGATGGCGTACGCCGTCCACGTCGTCCTCACGGAGCGCTATGCGCCGAAGGAGGGGGTGGTGGCGTTGGTGGCGGTGCAGTTGTGGGTGGTGTCGTTGGGAGCGGTGTTGTTCCTGCCCTTCGTGGAGGCGCGGGTGGCGTGGACGCCGGCCTTCGTGGGGGCAGTGCTCTTCTGCGGGGTAATGGCCAGCGCCGTGGCCATCGGGTTGCAGACATGGGCGCAGGCGCGCACCTCGGCCGTGCGCGCGGTGATCATCTACTCGCTGGAGGCGGTGTTCACGGCGGTGGCCTCGGTGGCGCTGGGGTACGAGACGCTAGGGGTGCGCGAGTGGGTGGGAGGTAGCCTCATCGTCCTGAGCGTGCTGGTCTCGGAGCTGAGCGCGGCCGTGTGGGACTGGCGGCGGGCGCGACAGGAGACCCAGGCGTAG